Proteins from a genomic interval of Scomber scombrus chromosome 11, fScoSco1.1, whole genome shotgun sequence:
- the LOC133990088 gene encoding tripartite motif-containing protein 16-like yields the protein MQQGVRLDQETFSCSICLDLLKNPVTLPCGHSYCISCINNFWDGEDEKEIYSCPQCRRTFTPRPVLMKNTMLADLMEELKKTGHQDAPADLCYAGPKDVSCDVCTGRKLKSSKSCLNCLASYCEKHLQPHYESSAFEKHKLVDPSKKLQENICSHHDEVMKMFCRTDQQSICYLCPVDEHKGHDTVSAAAERTERQRELEVSRLNIQQRIQDREKDVKLLQQEVESVSHSADKAVEDSEKIFTELIRLLQKRSSDVKQQIRSQQETEVSRIKELQEKLQQEITELKRKDAELNQLSHTEDHNQFLHNYPSVSQLSEPTDSSSIDIRPLKYFEDVTAAVSELRDKLQDILKEEWTNISLTVTEVDVLLPQPEPKTRAEFLKYAHEITLDPNTAHVRLLLCERNTKATVMGEKQYYFSDSDRFTGFFQVLSRESLTGRCYWEVEKDRGGVSVVVAYKDSDTLNERFGQNKKSWALDFYKRRYEFRHDDISTPVSGPCSSRVGVYLDHRAGILSFYSVSETMTLLHRVRTTFTQPLYAGVYFYGPTGSTVELCKLH from the coding sequence ATGCAGCAAGGAGTTCGGCTAGACCAGGAAACCTTCTCTTGTTcaatctgtctggatctactgaagaaTCCAGTGACtcttccctgtggacacagctactgcataAGCTGTATTAACAActtctgggatggagaggatgagAAGGAAATCTACAGCTGTCCTCAGTGCAGACGgaccttcacaccgaggcctgtcctgatgaaaaacaccatgttagcagatttaatggaggagctgaagaagactggacacCAAGATGCTCCTGCTGATctctgctatgctggacctaaAGACGTGTCCTGTGATGTCTgtactgggaggaagctgaaatcATCCAAGTCCTGTCTGAACTGCCtggcctcttactgtgagaaacACCTCCAGCCTCATTATGAATCTTCTGCATTTGAAAAACACAAGTTGGTCGACCCCtccaagaagctccaggagaacatctgttctcatcatgatgaggtgatgaagatgttctgccGGACTGATCAGCAgagtatctgttatctctgccctgtggatgaacataaaggccacgacacagtctcagctgcagcagaaaggactgagaggcagagagagctcgaggtgagtcgactaaacatccaacagagaatccaggacagagagaaagatgtgaagctgcttcaacaggaggtggagtcCGTCAGTcactctgctgataaagcagtggaggacagtgagaagatcttcactgagctgatccgtctcctccagaaaagaagctctgatgtgaagcagcagatcagatcccagcaggaaactgaagtgagtcgaatcaaagagcttcaggagaagctgcagcaggagatcactgagctgaagaggaaagacgctgaactgaatcagctctcacacacagaggatcacaaccagtttctacacaattacccctcagtgtcacaactcagtgaacctacagactcatccagcatcgatatccgtcctctgaaatactttgaggatgtgacagcagctgtgtcagagctcagagataaactacaggacatcctgaaggaggaatggacaaacatctcactgacagtgactgaagtggacgttttacttCCACAACcagagcccaagaccagagctgagttcttgAAATATGCTcatgaaatcactctggatccaaacacagcacatgTGCGCCTGTTATTATGTGAGAGGAACACAAAAGCAACAGTCATGGGAGAAAAGCAGTACTATTTTAGTGACTCAGACAGATTTACTGGATTTTTTCAAGTCCTGAGTAGAGAAAGTCtaactggacgttgttactgggaggtggagaaGGATCGGGGAGGAGTTTCAGTGGTAGTTGCATACAAAGACAGTGATACTTTAAATGAAAGAtttggacaaaataaaaagtcatgGGCATTAGACTTTTACAAACGTCGTTATGAATTCAGACATGACGATATCTCaactcccgtctcaggtcctTGTTCCTCCAGAGtaggagtgtacctggatcacagagcaggtattctgtccttctacagcgtctctgaaaccatgactctcctccacagagtcaggaccacattcactcagcctctctatgctggtgtttatttttatggtcCGACTGGAAGCACAGTTGAGCTGTGTAAGCTTCATTAG